Proteins encoded in a region of the Streptomyces sp. NBC_00513 genome:
- a CDS encoding GNAT family N-acetyltransferase, translating to MVDIREVPEAEIDRALELAYLVFHDRPDHDRRALHHALLTRCARIGAYDGDALVGFMAAHDFRLSVPGTDLACPGLTFVCVAPTHRRRGVLTALMDEQLRRTAAAGGPIAALWASEAVIYGRFGYGAATQGVTIEIDSTRPLALRVAPDRRPLRLVDPADVPDLVGPYHEAARGARAGRPSRGAERWADEWLGEHDEEDEELSPPRTVVLGEPGEPIAGYVLYRTKSPSAAGDGRPRGVGLVRVDELEADTPAVAAALWECVSSLDLTGKVTAWGRPVDDPLLHFAADRDQVRVTAQFPALWLRLVDVPAALTARAWGAPVELVLELSDVRLPANAGRYRLKAGPDGAACEPARAEPDLVLDVRELAACYLGGTRVAELVAAGLVEERVPGAAAALDAALRTELLPHTADEF from the coding sequence ATGGTGGACATCCGCGAGGTACCCGAGGCCGAGATCGACCGCGCTCTGGAGCTCGCCTACCTGGTTTTCCACGACCGCCCCGACCACGACCGCCGGGCACTTCACCACGCCCTGCTGACCCGGTGCGCCCGCATCGGCGCCTACGACGGGGACGCGCTGGTCGGATTCATGGCCGCGCACGACTTCCGGCTCTCGGTGCCCGGGACCGACCTCGCCTGCCCCGGGCTGACCTTCGTCTGCGTCGCCCCCACGCACCGCCGCCGCGGCGTCCTCACCGCCCTGATGGACGAACAACTGCGCCGGACCGCCGCGGCCGGCGGCCCGATCGCCGCCCTGTGGGCCTCCGAGGCCGTCATCTACGGCCGTTTCGGCTACGGCGCCGCCACCCAGGGCGTCACCATCGAGATCGACTCCACCCGACCGTTGGCCCTGCGCGTCGCCCCGGACCGGCGCCCGCTGCGCCTGGTCGATCCCGCCGACGTACCGGATCTGGTCGGTCCCTACCACGAGGCCGCCCGCGGCGCCCGGGCCGGCCGGCCGAGCCGCGGCGCGGAGCGCTGGGCCGACGAATGGCTCGGCGAACACGACGAGGAGGACGAGGAGTTGAGCCCGCCCCGGACCGTCGTCCTGGGCGAGCCCGGCGAGCCGATCGCCGGGTACGTGCTCTACCGCACCAAGTCCCCCTCGGCGGCGGGGGACGGCCGGCCGCGCGGTGTGGGCCTGGTGCGCGTGGACGAACTGGAGGCCGACACCCCGGCGGTCGCCGCGGCCCTGTGGGAGTGCGTGTCCTCCCTCGATCTGACGGGCAAGGTCACCGCCTGGGGTCGCCCGGTCGACGACCCGCTGCTGCACTTCGCCGCCGACCGGGACCAGGTACGGGTCACCGCCCAGTTCCCGGCGCTGTGGCTGCGCCTGGTGGACGTCCCGGCGGCGCTGACCGCCCGGGCGTGGGGCGCGCCGGTGGAACTGGTGCTGGAGCTGTCCGACGTACGTCTGCCCGCGAACGCGGGACGGTACCGGCTCAAGGCGGGACCGGACGGAGCCGCCTGCGAGCCCGCCCGGGCCGAACCCGACCTGGTGCTGGACGTGCGCGAGCTGGCCGCCTGCTACCTGGGCGGGACCCGGGTCGCCGAGCTGGTCGCCGCCGGGCTGGTGGAGGAACGGGTCCCGGGCGCGGCGGCCGCGCTGGACGCGGCGCTGCGGACCGAACTGCTCCCGCACACCGCCGACGAGTTCTGA
- a CDS encoding cobalamin biosynthesis protein CobG, whose amino-acid sequence MPTPPSAASREKPVIRDRGDACPGALRLHAADDGFLARVRIPAGLLTAPQAEALALAADRFGDGHLEITSRGNVQLRGLAEDCGAGPAELLDAAGLLPAPAHERVRNIVATPMSGLEGPHRPDALAWALAFDRLLCASAGATALSGRFLFAFDDGRGDVAALGPDVTVLGRPDGRALVRLGGAADAVDVAAPDAPRAALLAAAYFLDTATAAGTRAWRVSELPPEHPLRAAELARRLRVAGIEALDADTPTWPYAPPPAPAGPDADGLGALCVLPPLGRASTAQWRVLVGVAEQGRGELRVTPWRGVVLPPGDAPWPAASVTARIEDAALVLAPDGPWQSVTACTGRPGCAKSLADVRADARAVVDRSRGPLPVHWSGCERRCGHPRGTAWVDLVAGPTGYRLAAPGRPARHHVPDTPTELAAALADARSTPPAPDPAVKK is encoded by the coding sequence ATGCCCACGCCCCCCTCCGCCGCATCGCGGGAGAAACCCGTCATACGGGACCGCGGCGACGCCTGCCCCGGCGCGCTGCGGCTGCACGCGGCGGACGACGGCTTCCTGGCCCGGGTGCGGATCCCGGCGGGGCTGCTCACGGCCCCGCAGGCCGAGGCCCTGGCGCTCGCCGCGGACCGCTTCGGGGACGGCCACCTGGAGATCACCTCGCGCGGGAACGTGCAGCTCCGCGGCCTGGCCGAGGACTGCGGCGCGGGCCCTGCGGAGCTGCTGGACGCCGCCGGGCTGCTGCCCGCGCCGGCCCACGAGCGGGTACGGAACATCGTGGCGACCCCCATGTCGGGGCTGGAGGGGCCGCACCGGCCCGACGCGCTCGCCTGGGCCCTGGCCTTCGACCGGCTGCTCTGCGCGAGCGCCGGGGCCACCGCCCTGTCCGGACGGTTCCTGTTCGCCTTCGACGACGGACGCGGGGACGTCGCCGCCCTCGGCCCCGACGTGACCGTCCTCGGCAGGCCCGACGGACGGGCGCTGGTCCGGCTCGGCGGGGCCGCCGACGCCGTGGACGTGGCCGCGCCGGACGCTCCCCGGGCGGCACTGCTGGCCGCCGCGTACTTCCTCGACACCGCCACCGCGGCCGGCACCCGCGCCTGGCGGGTGTCCGAACTGCCCCCCGAACACCCCCTGAGGGCCGCCGAGTTGGCCCGACGCCTGAGGGTCGCCGGGATCGAGGCGCTGGACGCCGACACGCCGACCTGGCCGTACGCGCCGCCACCCGCGCCCGCGGGGCCGGACGCCGACGGCCTCGGCGCCCTGTGCGTCCTGCCCCCGCTGGGCCGGGCGAGCACCGCGCAGTGGCGGGTCCTCGTCGGCGTCGCGGAACAGGGGCGCGGAGAGCTGCGCGTCACCCCGTGGCGCGGCGTCGTGCTGCCCCCGGGCGACGCCCCCTGGCCCGCCGCCTCCGTCACGGCCCGCATCGAGGACGCCGCACTGGTGCTCGCCCCCGACGGTCCCTGGCAGTCCGTCACCGCCTGTACCGGACGGCCGGGTTGCGCGAAATCCCTCGCGGACGTGCGCGCCGACGCGCGAGCCGTCGTGGACCGCTCGCGCGGCCCGCTGCCCGTGCACTGGTCGGGCTGCGAACGACGCTGCGGGCACCCGCGCGGCACCGCCTGGGTGGACCTGGTCGCCGGCCCGACCGGCTACCGGCTCGCCGCACCGGGCCGCCCCGCACGGCACCATGTGCCGGACACCCCCACCGAACTTGCCGCGGCCCTCGCGGACGCCCGCAGTACCCCACCTGCCCCCGACCCCGCAGTGAAGAAATGA
- a CDS encoding XdhC family protein, with translation MLDIAEELNRWVEQGRDFAVATVVAVGGSAPRQPGAALAVDGEGTAIGSVSGGCVEGAVYELCRQALEDGEPVLERFGYSDDDAFAVGLTCGGIIDILVTPVAVDAPAREVFAAALAAAARGEAAAVARIAEGPAELMGRALVVRADGSHEGGFGGHPELDRTLAEEARAMLDAGRTGVLEVGADGRLCGEPLKVLVESSVPPPRMIVFGAIDFASALVRIGKFLGYHVTLCDARPVFATKNRFPEADDIVVDWPHRYLEAQVDAAAVDARTVLCVLTHDAKFDVPLLELALRLPVAYVGAMGSRRTHEDRNERLREVGVSELELARLRSPIGLDLGARSPEETALSIAAEIVANRRGGTGAALTGARVPIHHDGSNTVVGRIGSVA, from the coding sequence ATGCTGGACATCGCCGAGGAATTGAACCGGTGGGTCGAGCAGGGACGTGACTTCGCCGTCGCCACGGTCGTGGCGGTCGGCGGGAGCGCGCCCCGGCAGCCCGGAGCCGCCCTCGCCGTCGACGGCGAGGGGACGGCCATCGGCTCGGTCTCCGGCGGATGCGTGGAGGGTGCGGTGTACGAACTGTGCCGGCAGGCGCTGGAGGACGGGGAGCCCGTCCTGGAGCGCTTCGGGTACAGCGACGACGATGCCTTCGCCGTGGGTCTGACCTGCGGCGGAATCATCGACATCCTCGTCACCCCGGTCGCCGTGGACGCTCCCGCGCGGGAGGTGTTCGCGGCGGCGCTGGCCGCCGCCGCCCGCGGGGAGGCGGCGGCGGTGGCCCGGATCGCCGAGGGCCCGGCCGAGCTGATGGGCCGCGCCCTGGTCGTCCGGGCCGACGGCTCCCACGAGGGCGGCTTCGGCGGACACCCCGAGCTCGACCGCACCCTCGCCGAGGAGGCCCGCGCCATGCTGGACGCCGGCCGGACCGGCGTGCTGGAGGTCGGCGCGGACGGCCGGCTGTGCGGGGAGCCGCTCAAGGTGCTGGTCGAGTCCAGCGTCCCGCCCCCGCGGATGATCGTCTTCGGTGCCATCGACTTCGCCTCCGCCCTCGTGCGCATCGGCAAGTTCCTCGGCTACCACGTCACCCTGTGTGACGCCCGGCCCGTGTTCGCCACGAAGAACCGTTTCCCCGAGGCGGACGACATCGTGGTCGACTGGCCGCACCGCTACCTGGAGGCCCAGGTCGACGCCGCAGCCGTCGACGCCCGGACCGTCCTGTGCGTGCTCACCCACGACGCCAAGTTCGACGTCCCGCTCCTCGAACTGGCCCTGCGACTTCCCGTCGCCTACGTCGGCGCCATGGGCTCCCGCCGCACCCACGAGGACCGCAACGAGCGGCTCCGCGAGGTCGGCGTGAGCGAACTCGAACTCGCCCGCCTGCGCTCCCCGATCGGCCTGGACCTCGGCGCCCGCTCCCCGGAGGAGACCGCGCTGTCCATCGCCGCCGAGATCGTCGCGAACCGCCGCGGCGGCACCGGCGCCGCCCTGACCGGCGCGCGCGTCCCGATCCACCACGACGGATCGAACACCGTGGTCGGACGGATAGGTTCCGTCGCTTGA
- a CDS encoding germacradienol/geosmin synthase: MTQPFQLPDFYVPYPARLNPHLEAARAHTRQWARDFEMLEGSGVWEESDLESHDYALLCSYTHPDCDVDALNLVTDWYVWVFFFDDHFLEMYKRSQDRDGAKAYLDRLAAFMPMDLSDGFPETTNPVEAGLKDLWLRTVPAMSADWRERFSESTRNLLNESMWELANINIGRVANPLEYIEMRRKVGGAPWSAGLIEYVSAEVPARVAHSRPLAVLRDAFSDAVHIRNDIFSYEREVADEGELSNAILVLETFLGCSTQEAAEASNDLLTSRLHQFEQTALSELPQLFVDHAMNPAEIAAVLAYAKGLQDWQSGGHEWHMVSSRYMNKEARATAPLSLPFMPGGLGTTALDVRSLFTQRSMDLRRRSFTHVPFEKTGPSVIPDIYMPHRLSLSPHLSPAREESVAWCKAMGMLDPQPGDPGSAIWSERKLRGYDFAVCSAGIDPDATPEALALNACWLSWGTYGDDYYPVVFAQAKNLTAAKATTARLIAMIPVDHAEQAEPVTAMERGLGDLWVRTSAGMSREQRTEFRTTLVSMLKSWLWEVENQVLNRIPDPVDYAEMRRHTFGSHLTMYLCRLGHQNRGIPDEIYASGTIRSLENAVADAACMINDVYSYQKEVEVEGEVHNYILVTRNFFDIGYPEALHICHALMTQRTEEFEHIVASQMPLLYDDWKLGEEARAALDAYVAELKDWHAGILNWHEKIARYRPEDLYELPVGLGAGAWSDGFGMSAARISLPR; encoded by the coding sequence GTGACACAGCCGTTTCAACTCCCGGACTTCTATGTGCCGTATCCGGCGCGACTGAATCCCCATCTGGAGGCCGCGCGCGCCCACACCAGGCAGTGGGCCCGCGACTTCGAGATGCTGGAGGGGTCCGGCGTCTGGGAGGAGAGCGACCTCGAATCGCACGACTACGCCCTGCTGTGCTCCTACACGCACCCCGACTGCGACGTCGACGCGCTGAACCTGGTCACCGACTGGTACGTGTGGGTCTTCTTCTTCGACGACCACTTCCTGGAGATGTACAAGCGCTCCCAGGACCGGGACGGCGCCAAGGCGTACCTCGACCGGCTCGCCGCCTTCATGCCGATGGACCTCTCCGACGGATTCCCCGAGACGACGAACCCGGTGGAGGCGGGCCTGAAGGACCTGTGGCTGCGGACCGTCCCCGCCATGTCGGCGGACTGGCGGGAACGGTTCTCCGAGTCGACCCGCAACCTCCTCAACGAGTCGATGTGGGAGCTCGCCAACATCAACATCGGGCGGGTGGCGAACCCCCTCGAATACATCGAGATGCGCCGCAAGGTGGGCGGCGCCCCCTGGTCGGCCGGCCTCATCGAGTACGTCTCCGCGGAGGTCCCGGCGCGCGTCGCCCACTCGCGGCCGCTCGCGGTGCTGCGCGACGCGTTCTCCGACGCCGTGCACATCAGGAACGACATCTTCTCCTACGAGCGCGAAGTCGCCGACGAGGGCGAACTCTCCAACGCCATCCTCGTGTTGGAGACCTTCCTCGGATGCTCCACCCAGGAGGCGGCCGAGGCCTCCAACGACCTTCTCACGTCCCGGCTCCACCAGTTCGAGCAGACCGCCCTCTCCGAGCTGCCCCAACTCTTCGTCGACCACGCGATGAACCCGGCGGAGATCGCCGCCGTCCTCGCCTACGCGAAGGGCCTCCAGGACTGGCAGTCCGGCGGCCACGAGTGGCACATGGTCTCCAGCCGCTACATGAACAAGGAGGCGCGGGCCACCGCCCCGCTCAGCCTGCCCTTCATGCCCGGCGGGCTCGGCACCACCGCGCTCGACGTCCGGTCCCTGTTCACGCAGCGCTCGATGGACCTGCGACGCCGCTCCTTCACCCACGTGCCGTTCGAGAAGACCGGGCCGTCGGTCATCCCCGACATCTACATGCCGCACCGGCTCTCGCTGAGCCCGCACCTGTCACCCGCCCGCGAGGAGTCGGTCGCCTGGTGCAAGGCCATGGGGATGCTGGACCCGCAGCCGGGCGATCCCGGTTCGGCGATCTGGTCCGAACGCAAGCTGCGCGGCTACGACTTCGCCGTCTGCTCGGCCGGGATCGACCCCGACGCCACCCCGGAGGCCCTGGCCCTCAACGCGTGCTGGCTGAGCTGGGGCACGTACGGGGACGACTACTACCCGGTGGTGTTCGCCCAGGCGAAGAACCTCACCGCGGCCAAGGCCACCACGGCCCGACTGATCGCCATGATCCCCGTCGACCACGCGGAGCAGGCGGAGCCGGTGACGGCGATGGAGCGCGGGCTCGGCGACCTGTGGGTGCGCACCAGCGCGGGCATGTCGCGCGAGCAGCGCACGGAGTTCCGCACGACGCTGGTGAGCATGTTGAAGAGCTGGCTGTGGGAGGTGGAGAACCAGGTCCTGAACCGCATCCCCGACCCGGTGGACTACGCGGAGATGCGCCGTCACACCTTCGGCTCCCACCTCACCATGTACCTGTGCCGGCTCGGCCACCAGAACCGCGGCATCCCCGACGAGATCTACGCCTCGGGCACCATCCGGTCGCTGGAGAACGCCGTCGCCGACGCCGCCTGCATGATCAACGACGTCTACTCCTACCAGAAGGAGGTGGAGGTCGAGGGCGAGGTGCACAACTACATCCTCGTCACCCGGAACTTCTTCGACATCGGCTACCCGGAGGCCCTGCACATCTGCCACGCGCTGATGACGCAGCGGACCGAGGAGTTCGAACACATCGTCGCGAGCCAGATGCCGCTGCTCTACGACGACTGGAAGTTGGGCGAGGAGGCCCGGGCCGCGCTCGACGCGTACGTCGCCGAACTCAAGGACTGGCACGCGGGCATCCTCAACTGGCACGAGAAGATCGCCCGTTACCGGCCCGAGGACCTGTACGAGCTGCCGGTCGGCCTGGGCGCGGGCGCCTGGAGCGACGGCTTCGGGATGTCCGCCGCCCGGATCTCGCTGCCCCGCTGA
- a CDS encoding NCS2 family permease, translating to MTQSSVEPKTTAEEAGDGSRTPAGRSWLDRYFHITHRGSNVGNEVRGGITTFMAMAYILLLNPLILSGKDVAGNTMAPAALITATAFAAALTTLLMGFVGKVPLALAAGLSVSGVLASQVAPQMTWPQAMGMCVMYGVVICLLVVTGLREMIMNAIPLALKHAITMGIGLFVALIGLVKAGFVGAGPQFGPPVQLGAVGELAGWPVLLFCVTLLAIFMLQARKVPGAILIGIVGGTVLAAILNAIVDIDPKAWKNGPPELSGSAVSMPDFSLFGKVEFGGWGDVGVMTIGMIVFTLVLAGFFDAMATIIGVGTEAKLADDQGRMPGLSKALFIDGAGGAIGGIAGGSGQTVFVESATGVGEGARTGLASVVTGLFFAACLFFTPITQIVPGEVASAALVVIGAMMMQNARHVDWADTATAIPVFLTVVIMPFTYQITAGVAAGVISYVAIKVAQGKAREIGAFMWALTGIFLVYFALHPIEGWLGVG from the coding sequence ATGACCCAATCGTCTGTGGAGCCCAAGACCACCGCGGAAGAGGCCGGCGACGGCTCTCGCACCCCCGCCGGGCGTTCTTGGCTCGATCGGTACTTCCACATAACGCACAGAGGATCCAACGTCGGCAACGAGGTCCGTGGCGGTATCACGACCTTCATGGCCATGGCGTACATCCTTCTGCTCAACCCCCTGATCCTCTCCGGCAAGGACGTCGCCGGAAACACCATGGCCCCCGCGGCCCTGATCACGGCCACCGCGTTCGCGGCGGCCCTGACCACGCTGCTCATGGGCTTCGTCGGCAAGGTGCCGCTCGCCCTCGCGGCCGGGCTCTCCGTCTCGGGTGTCCTCGCCTCGCAGGTGGCGCCGCAGATGACCTGGCCGCAGGCCATGGGCATGTGCGTCATGTACGGCGTGGTGATCTGTCTCCTGGTCGTCACCGGCCTCCGCGAGATGATCATGAACGCGATCCCCCTCGCGCTCAAGCACGCCATCACCATGGGCATCGGCCTCTTCGTCGCCCTGATCGGACTCGTGAAGGCCGGCTTCGTCGGCGCGGGCCCGCAGTTCGGCCCCCCGGTCCAGCTCGGCGCCGTCGGTGAGCTCGCCGGCTGGCCCGTCCTGCTCTTCTGCGTCACCCTGCTCGCCATCTTCATGCTGCAGGCCCGCAAGGTCCCCGGCGCCATCCTGATCGGCATCGTGGGCGGCACCGTTCTCGCCGCGATCCTGAACGCCATCGTGGACATCGACCCGAAGGCCTGGAAGAACGGTCCCCCGGAGCTCTCCGGCTCCGCGGTCTCGATGCCCGACTTCTCGCTGTTCGGCAAGGTCGAGTTCGGCGGGTGGGGCGACGTCGGCGTCATGACGATCGGCATGATCGTCTTCACCCTCGTGCTCGCCGGCTTCTTCGACGCGATGGCCACCATCATCGGCGTCGGCACCGAGGCCAAGCTCGCCGACGACCAGGGCCGCATGCCGGGTCTGTCGAAGGCGCTGTTCATCGACGGCGCCGGTGGCGCCATCGGTGGCATCGCGGGCGGCTCCGGTCAGACCGTCTTCGTCGAGTCCGCCACCGGCGTCGGCGAGGGCGCCCGTACGGGTCTCGCCTCCGTCGTCACCGGCCTCTTCTTCGCCGCCTGCCTCTTCTTCACCCCGATCACGCAGATCGTGCCCGGCGAGGTCGCCTCCGCGGCCCTGGTCGTCATCGGCGCGATGATGATGCAGAACGCCCGCCACGTGGACTGGGCCGACACGGCCACCGCGATCCCGGTCTTCCTGACCGTCGTGATCATGCCGTTCACCTACCAGATCACCGCCGGTGTAGCCGCGGGCGTCATCTCCTACGTGGCGATCAAGGTCGCCCAGGGCAAGGCCCGCGAGATCGGTGCCTTCATGTGGGCGCTGACCGGCATCTTCCTGGTCTACTTCGCGCTCCACCCGATCGAGGGCTGGCTCGGCGTCGGCTAG
- the cobN gene encoding cobaltochelatase subunit CobN translates to MILLLSTSDTDLLSARAADGPVPYRFANPSRLPLDDLPGLLDGADLVVVRLLGGLRAWQDGLDLLLAPDQTRPVVVLTGEQAPDAQLMEASTVPIGIAAEAHGYLAHGGPANLDQLARFLSDTVLLTGHGFEPPAAAPTWGPLERTPQRTEGPKVAVLYYRAHQMSGNTSFVHALCEAVEAQGAQALPLYVSSLRTPEPGLIAELESVDAVVTTVLAAGGTKPATASAGGDDESWDAGALAGLGVPILQALCLTGSRSAWEENDEGLSPLDAATQVAVPEFDGRLITVPFSFKELDEDGLPAYVADPERAARVAGIAVRHARLRHIERRDKRIALVLSAYPTKHSRIGNAVGLDTPASAVELLRTLIAGGYDFGPVEEIPGLVSGDGDDLIRALIEAGGHDQDWLTEEQLARNPVRIPAADYKRWFAELPADLRASVEEHWGEAPGNMFVDRSANPEGDIVLAALRRGNLLILIQPPRGFGENPIAIYHDPDLPPSHHYLAAYRWIQARAEDGGFGADAMIHLGKHGNLEWLPGKNAGLSASCAPDAALGDLPLIYPFLVNDPGEGTQAKRRVHATLVDHLVPPMARAESYGDIARLEQHLDEYAQISAMDPAKLPAIRAQIWTLIQAAKLDHDLGLEARPDDDGFDDFLLHVDGWLCEVKDAQIRDGLHVLGGAPTGTARVNLVLAILRARQIWGGTTALPGLREALGLDESAATRTSADEAEETARALVQAMEDAGWAPEAVASVAAGHSADVAAVLDFAAREVVPRLAGTTDEIAHVVSALDGSFVPAGPSGSPLRGLVNVLPTGRNFYSVDPKAVPSRLAWETGQALADSLLNRYRTDNGEWPPSVGLSLWGTSAMRTSGDDVAEAMALLGVRPVWDEASRRVTGLEPIPLDELGRPRIDVTLRISGFFRDAFPHVIGLLDDAVRLAASLDEPADRNFVRAHAQADLAEHGDERRATTRIFGSRPGTYGAGILQLIDSRDWRTDADLAEVYTVWGGYAYGRGLEGRPARAEMETAYKRITVAAKNTDTREHDIADSDDYFQYHGGMVATVRALRGTAPEAYIGDSTRPETVKTRTLVEETSRVFRARVVNPKWIEAMRRHGYKGAFELAATVDYLFGYDATTGVVADWMYDKLTETYVLDPENRAFLEEANPWALHGIAERLLEAESRGMWEKPDARILEELRQVYLDTEGNLEGDAE, encoded by the coding sequence ATGATCCTGCTGCTGTCGACGTCCGACACCGATCTGCTCAGCGCCCGCGCCGCGGACGGCCCCGTCCCGTACCGGTTCGCGAACCCCTCCCGCCTTCCCCTGGACGACCTGCCGGGCCTCCTCGACGGCGCCGACCTGGTCGTCGTACGCCTCCTGGGCGGTCTGCGGGCCTGGCAGGACGGCCTCGACCTGCTGCTGGCCCCGGACCAGACCCGTCCCGTGGTGGTACTGACCGGCGAACAGGCCCCGGACGCCCAGCTGATGGAGGCCTCCACGGTCCCGATCGGCATCGCCGCCGAGGCGCACGGTTACCTCGCGCACGGCGGCCCCGCCAACCTGGACCAGCTGGCCCGGTTCCTCTCCGACACCGTGCTGCTCACCGGTCACGGCTTCGAGCCGCCGGCCGCGGCGCCCACCTGGGGCCCGCTGGAGCGCACCCCGCAGCGCACCGAGGGCCCCAAGGTCGCGGTGCTCTACTACCGCGCCCACCAGATGAGCGGCAACACCTCCTTCGTGCACGCCCTGTGCGAGGCCGTCGAGGCGCAGGGCGCCCAGGCGCTCCCGCTGTACGTCTCCTCGCTGCGCACGCCCGAGCCGGGCCTGATCGCCGAGCTGGAGTCCGTCGACGCGGTCGTCACCACCGTCCTCGCGGCGGGTGGCACCAAGCCCGCCACCGCCTCGGCGGGCGGTGACGACGAGTCCTGGGACGCGGGCGCGCTGGCCGGGCTCGGCGTGCCGATCCTCCAGGCCCTGTGCCTGACCGGATCGCGCAGCGCCTGGGAGGAGAACGATGAGGGCCTGTCCCCGCTCGACGCGGCGACGCAGGTCGCGGTGCCGGAGTTCGACGGCCGTCTGATCACCGTCCCGTTCTCCTTCAAGGAGCTCGACGAGGACGGGCTGCCCGCCTACGTGGCCGACCCCGAGCGGGCCGCCCGGGTCGCGGGGATCGCCGTGCGCCACGCCCGGCTGCGGCACATCGAGCGCCGTGACAAGAGGATCGCGCTGGTGCTGTCGGCGTACCCGACCAAGCACTCCCGCATCGGCAACGCGGTCGGCCTGGACACCCCGGCGAGCGCCGTGGAACTGCTGCGCACGCTGATCGCGGGCGGCTACGACTTCGGCCCCGTCGAGGAGATCCCGGGCCTGGTCTCGGGCGACGGCGACGACCTGATCCGGGCCCTGATCGAGGCCGGCGGCCACGACCAGGACTGGCTCACCGAGGAGCAGTTGGCCCGCAACCCCGTCCGCATCCCGGCCGCCGACTACAAGCGGTGGTTCGCGGAGCTCCCGGCCGACCTGCGCGCGAGCGTCGAGGAGCACTGGGGCGAGGCGCCCGGCAACATGTTCGTGGACCGCTCCGCGAACCCGGAGGGCGACATCGTCCTCGCGGCCCTGCGCCGCGGGAACCTGCTGATCCTGATCCAGCCGCCGCGCGGTTTCGGCGAGAACCCGATCGCGATCTACCACGACCCGGACCTGCCGCCCTCGCACCACTACCTGGCCGCGTACCGCTGGATCCAGGCGCGCGCCGAGGACGGCGGCTTCGGCGCCGACGCCATGATCCACCTGGGCAAGCACGGCAACCTGGAGTGGCTGCCGGGCAAGAACGCGGGCCTGTCCGCGTCCTGCGCCCCGGACGCCGCCCTCGGTGACCTGCCGCTGATCTACCCGTTCCTGGTCAACGACCCGGGCGAGGGCACCCAGGCCAAGCGCCGGGTGCACGCCACCCTGGTCGACCACCTGGTGCCGCCGATGGCCCGCGCGGAGTCCTACGGCGACATCGCGCGCCTGGAACAGCACCTGGACGAGTACGCGCAGATCTCGGCGATGGACCCGGCGAAGCTGCCGGCGATCCGCGCGCAGATCTGGACCCTGATCCAGGCCGCGAAGCTGGACCACGACCTGGGGTTGGAGGCGCGCCCCGACGACGACGGCTTCGACGACTTCCTGCTGCACGTCGACGGCTGGCTGTGCGAGGTCAAGGACGCCCAGATCCGCGACGGTCTGCACGTCCTGGGCGGCGCCCCGACCGGCACGGCCCGGGTCAACCTGGTGCTCGCCATCCTGCGCGCCCGTCAGATCTGGGGCGGTACGACGGCCCTGCCGGGCCTGCGCGAGGCGCTCGGCCTGGACGAGTCCGCGGCCACCCGCACCTCCGCCGACGAGGCGGAGGAGACGGCCCGCGCGCTGGTCCAGGCGATGGAGGACGCCGGCTGGGCCCCGGAGGCGGTGGCCTCGGTCGCCGCCGGTCACTCGGCGGACGTGGCGGCGGTGCTGGACTTCGCGGCCCGCGAGGTCGTCCCTCGGCTGGCCGGCACCACCGACGAGATCGCCCACGTGGTCAGCGCCCTGGACGGTTCCTTCGTCCCGGCGGGCCCCTCCGGCTCGCCGCTGCGCGGCCTGGTCAACGTGCTGCCGACCGGCCGGAACTTCTACTCCGTCGACCCGAAGGCCGTCCCGTCGCGGCTGGCGTGGGAGACGGGTCAGGCGCTCGCCGACTCCCTCCTGAACCGCTACCGCACGGACAACGGCGAGTGGCCGCCGTCCGTCGGCCTGTCGCTGTGGGGCACCAGCGCGATGCGCACCTCCGGCGACGACGTGGCGGAGGCCATGGCGCTGCTGGGCGTGCGTCCGGTCTGGGACGAGGCCTCGCGCCGGGTCACCGGCCTGGAGCCGATCCCGCTCGACGAGCTGGGCCGGCCGCGCATCGATGTCACCCTGCGCATCTCGGGCTTCTTCCGGGACGCGTTCCCGCACGTCATCGGCCTGCTGGACGACGCGGTGCGGCTCGCGGCCTCGCTGGACGAGCCGGCCGACCGGAACTTCGTCCGGGCCCACGCCCAGGCCGACCTGGCCGAGCACGGCGACGAGCGGCGCGCGACGACCCGTATCTTCGGCTCGCGCCCGGGCACGTACGGCGCCGGCATCCTCCAACTGATCGACTCGCGCGACTGGCGCACGGACGCCGACCTCGCCGAGGTCTACACGGTGTGGGGCGGATACGCGTACGGCCGCGGCCTGGAGGGCCGTCCGGCGCGCGCCGAGATGGAGACGGCGTACAAGCGGATCACCGTCGCCGCGAAGAACACCGACACCCGCGAGCACGACATCGCGGACTCGGACGACTACTTCCAGTACCACGGCGGCATGGTCGCCACCGTGCGCGCCCTGCGGGGCACGGCGCCCGAGGCGTACATCGGGGACTCCACCCGCCCGGAGACGGTCAAGACCCGCACGCTGGTGGAGGAGACCTCCCGGGTCTTCCGCGCCCGGGTGGTCAACCCGAAGTGGATCGAGGCGATGCGTCGCCACGGCTACAAGGGTGCCTTCGAGCTCGCGGCGACGGTGGACTACCTCTTCGGGTACGACGCCACGACGGGCGTCGTCGCGGACTGGATGTACGACAAGCTGACCGAGACGTACGTCCTGGACCCGGAGAACCGCGCCTTCCTGGAGGAGGCCAACCCCTGGGCCCTGCACGGCATCGCCGAGCGCCTCCTGGAGGCGGAGTCGCGCGGCATGTGGGAGAAGCCGGACGCGCGGATCCTCGAAGAGCTGCGCCAGGTGTACCTGGACACCGAGGGCAATCTGGAAGGCGACGCCGAGTAG